AAGAAAGTGATCGACTGATTGCTATGGCTACTGAATTGAGGAAAATAGGAGCAAAAGTAGTGGAAGGTTATGATTATTTGAAAATAATTCCTCCAATTAAAATAAAATCGGCTTATATTAATACTTATGATGATCATCGTATAGCAATGTGTTTTTCTTTAGCAGCATTATCAGATGTTTCTATAGTAATTAATAATCCTCAATGTACATATAAAACTTTTCCTAATTTTTTTATACAATTATCTAGTATAAGTGTATTGCAGTAACATTTTATATGGTGTGCGATGCGTATACGTAAATATATGTTATATATGTAAAGATTTATGATTGTTAAGTTTTATTAATATATGTGAAATGTAATTTAATTACAATGAATATTGTTCGCTATAAGGAGATCATGTGTGAACAACATATTCCCGGTTATTACTATTGATGGACCAAGCGGAGTAGGTAAAGGAACCTTATCTAGAAGGTTGGCAAAAATTCTTGGATGGAATCTATTAGATTCAGGAGTTATTTATCGAGTTTTAGCGTTAGTAGCTTTAGAAAATAAGATTAATATTAATCATGAAGAAAAAATAGCAGCACTTGTAGATACTATACAAATAGCTTTTATAAATGGTAAAAATAGGTTTGTAATATTATTTAATGGTAAGGAAGTTAAAAAAAATATTTTTACAGAAAATATAGGAAATTGTGCATCTAAAATTGCTACTTTTTCTCAAGTACGTGAAAATTTGTTGATATATCAACGTACATTTTGTAAGCGTCCAGGACTTGTTGCTGATGGACGTGATATGGGGACAGTGGTATTTCCTAATGCAGAGTTAAAAATTTTCCTTTATGCTTCTTTTAAAGAAAGAAGGAGCCGTAGGTTACATCAGTTGCATAAAAAAAGTTTTAGTGTTAATTTTAGAAGTTTATTATCACAAATAAAAGAACGAGACGAACGTGACTATAATCGAAAATTAGCACCGTTGATTCCCGCAATTGGTTCATTGATGTTAGATTCAACTCATTTATCTGCAGAAGAAGTAAAAGCTAAAGTACTTATGTATATTAGAGAGAGTCTAGTATTATCAGCAACAGTGCTATATAATACCACTCATAATCAAGGATAGTGATGAGATATTTGTTATAACGTCATCAAGCATGGATATATGATGGATGTTAATTAAAAATTGAAGATTATAAAGATGACAGAATCATTTGCTCAGTTATTTGAAGAATCTTTAAAAAAAATAGAAACCTGTCCTGGATCTATTGTTCATGGGGTTGTAGTTTCGATTTTTAAAGATATTGTGTTGGTCGATGCAGGATTGAAATCGGAATCTGCTATTCCTATTGATCAATTTTATAATTCTCAAGGAGAATTAGAAGTTTCAGTTGGTGATCATGTTGATGTTACATTGGATTCGGTAGAAAATGGATTTGGAGAAACTGTGTTGTCTCGTGAAAAAGCTAAACGTTATGAGTCTTGGTTATTATTAGAACAAGCATATCAAGAAATGACTACCGTTACGGGTATTATTAACGGTAAAGTAAAAGGAGGGTTTACTGTTGAAGTAAATGGAGTACGT
This genomic interval from Candidatus Blochmannia sp. SNP contains the following:
- the cmk gene encoding (d)CMP kinase — translated: MNNIFPVITIDGPSGVGKGTLSRRLAKILGWNLLDSGVIYRVLALVALENKININHEEKIAALVDTIQIAFINGKNRFVILFNGKEVKKNIFTENIGNCASKIATFSQVRENLLIYQRTFCKRPGLVADGRDMGTVVFPNAELKIFLYASFKERRSRRLHQLHKKSFSVNFRSLLSQIKERDERDYNRKLAPLIPAIGSLMLDSTHLSAEEVKAKVLMYIRESLVLSATVLYNTTHNQG